A genome region from Arthrobacter sp. SLBN-100 includes the following:
- a CDS encoding IS110 family transposase has protein sequence MIAGQGHDGAVICWALPIQQNWRLFLVQLSAGIDAGKAHHHCFVIDGDGNRLLSQRVPDDEPALLQLLASVLEIAAGDLWFGRRT, from the coding sequence ATGATCGCCGGACAAGGACACGACGGCGCGGTTATCTGCTGGGCTCTACCTATCCAACAGAACTGGAGGCTGTTCTTGGTGCAATTATCGGCCGGCATTGATGCTGGCAAAGCCCATCACCACTGCTTTGTGATCGATGGCGACGGAAACCGGCTGCTCTCACAGAGAGTCCCGGACGACGAACCAGCGCTGCTACAGCTCCTGGCCAGCGTCCTTGAGATCGCAGCTGGGGACCTGTGGTTTGGGCGACGGACCTGA
- a CDS encoding DUF2293 domain-containing protein, protein MAQSIEQRVARAAEEALQDHGYVAPVDVLVGMGWLQPVHRDHWRQGRIPYLEQVVPVGLGKVSTAMRALTRWAHEQGLQPSETDYVARTRGRKTLQFSASGSPSIERAYSTHWVSPTLSAAKRARVQEQASRAPDLVVVSPLKDWTCTGCGGHGDLLLMEDEAPLCMRCADLDHLTYLPAGNTTLTRRARKASGLSAVVVRFSQSRRRYERQGVLVEEQALVDAEASSLADVEARTRRRARDEQRRREADSQLADRMAAEISRLLPGCPPQRAAAIAAHTAARGSGRVGRTAEGQRLDQQALELAVVASIRHRDTDYDALLMAGVPRDNARERVREKVGDVLDHWR, encoded by the coding sequence ATGGCGCAATCAATCGAGCAGCGGGTCGCCCGGGCGGCTGAGGAGGCGTTGCAGGACCACGGTTACGTTGCGCCGGTCGACGTGCTCGTTGGAATGGGCTGGCTGCAGCCGGTGCACCGAGACCACTGGCGCCAGGGACGCATACCCTATCTCGAGCAGGTGGTGCCGGTCGGCTTGGGCAAGGTCTCGACGGCGATGCGGGCATTGACTCGCTGGGCCCATGAGCAAGGGTTGCAGCCCAGTGAGACCGATTACGTTGCCCGGACCCGCGGCCGCAAAACGCTGCAGTTCTCCGCCAGCGGCAGTCCGTCCATCGAGCGCGCATACAGTACGCACTGGGTCTCCCCGACACTGTCAGCGGCCAAACGCGCACGCGTCCAGGAGCAGGCCAGCCGAGCGCCGGACCTCGTCGTCGTCTCGCCGCTGAAGGACTGGACATGCACGGGGTGCGGCGGGCACGGGGACTTGCTGCTCATGGAAGACGAAGCGCCCCTGTGCATGAGGTGCGCCGATCTCGACCACCTCACCTACCTGCCGGCCGGCAACACCACTCTGACGCGCCGGGCGCGCAAAGCCAGCGGCCTGTCGGCGGTAGTAGTGCGCTTCAGCCAGTCCCGACGGCGCTACGAGCGACAAGGCGTCCTCGTCGAGGAGCAGGCGCTGGTGGACGCCGAGGCATCATCCCTTGCGGACGTGGAGGCGCGCACCCGCCGTCGAGCCCGCGATGAGCAGCGACGCCGCGAGGCTGACAGCCAGCTCGCGGACCGAATGGCCGCGGAGATCAGCCGACTGCTACCCGGATGTCCCCCTCAGCGTGCCGCCGCGATCGCCGCACACACCGCGGCACGGGGCAGCGGCCGGGTCGGCCGCACCGCCGAGGGACAGCGCCTTGACCAACAGGCACTGGAGTTAGCGGTCGTTGCCTCCATTCGCCACCGAGACACCGACTACGACGCACTGCTCATGGCGGGCGTGCCGCGCGACAATGCCCGCGAGAGGGTCCGTGAAAAAGTGGGCGACGTGCTCGACCACTGGCGTTAG
- a CDS encoding type II toxin-antitoxin system RelE/ParE family toxin has protein sequence MCTVDVGLVEPWLLGLDQDSYEQIVAALELLAERGPQLGRPLVDTVVRSRHKNMKELRPGSSGRSELRILFAFDPERRAILLVAGDKGGQLEQVVHDEHSGCG, from the coding sequence ATGTGCACTGTGGATGTGGGCCTGGTTGAGCCGTGGCTGTTAGGTCTTGACCAAGACTCGTATGAGCAGATTGTTGCTGCATTAGAGCTTCTCGCCGAGCGCGGACCTCAACTTGGTCGTCCATTGGTCGACACGGTGGTCCGTTCACGGCATAAGAACATGAAGGAACTGCGGCCGGGATCGAGCGGGCGGTCGGAACTACGAATCCTGTTTGCCTTTGATCCGGAGCGGCGGGCGATCCTGCTTGTCGCCGGGGACAAGGGGGGGCAACTGGAGCAAGTCGTACACGACGAACATTCCGGTTGCGGATGA
- a CDS encoding cytotoxic translational repressor of toxin-antitoxin stability system — translation MSVRRVGGRDDHEKFCLNEHWELVTNARGKPVRHHATYRLILPDGRILRTRISRPVDRTTYSSSIWNHILQDQLVVSEDEFWACVDDGALPARGAPAAPTSAVPLALVWQLTQTVGMDERVVARMTKEQAVQAINDYWMSQGDAPDD, via the coding sequence ATGAGCGTCCGCCGCGTGGGCGGACGGGACGACCATGAGAAGTTCTGTCTGAACGAGCACTGGGAACTCGTGACGAACGCACGCGGGAAGCCCGTGCGCCACCATGCGACCTACCGGTTGATTCTGCCGGATGGGCGGATCCTCCGGACCCGGATTTCCCGGCCGGTGGACCGCACCACGTATTCGAGTTCGATCTGGAACCACATTCTCCAAGACCAGCTCGTCGTCAGCGAAGATGAATTTTGGGCCTGTGTCGACGACGGAGCACTGCCTGCCCGCGGAGCCCCTGCGGCTCCGACTTCGGCTGTTCCTCTTGCGCTGGTCTGGCAACTCACGCAAACGGTTGGAATGGATGAACGAGTTGTTGCCAGGATGACGAAAGAGCAGGCCGTTCAGGCGATCAACGATTACTGGATGTCCCAAGGGGACGCACCGGACGATTGA
- a CDS encoding ribbon-helix-helix protein, CopG family produces MAMNLRVPEDLDRRLDKLAAEEHTSKSALLLQGAELVLQRHRRSREIGEGLDFVMSHDAELLTRLEDA; encoded by the coding sequence ATGGCTATGAATCTGCGTGTCCCCGAGGATCTGGATCGTCGTTTGGACAAGCTCGCGGCCGAGGAACACACCTCGAAATCGGCGTTGCTGCTCCAAGGTGCAGAGCTTGTACTGCAGCGACACCGTCGAAGTCGCGAGATCGGCGAAGGACTGGATTTCGTAATGAGCCATGATGCTGAGCTCTTGACGCGCCTTGAGGATGCGTGA
- a CDS encoding alpha-amylase family glycosyl hydrolase, whose amino-acid sequence MLSIRAIPWANLLNQNNFHPSPHDWSDQVIYFLLIDRFSDGKEDGYKDASGQVVQGQTPLFTAGDANNAVANPADVATWETAGTQWLGGNLKGIATKIGYLKRLGVTALWISPVLRQRQGVDDYHGYGTQNFLEVDPHFGTDKDFKDLVSAAHAEGLYVILDVILNHTADVFQYAADDPEPGWNGSTFPVAGWRDSNGSPTLPFPSPVDPNNPASAVWPSELQANGVFTCKGKIMNWDARPETTEGDFEGLKDIQQGTGPVDGYQPSPAFQVLTEAYQYWIAYADVDGFRVDTVKHMDAGATRYFASAVHEFTQTIGKESFFLVGEITGPRGEAIATRDETGLDAALGLADVQGRMVDAVKGWGNPDDYFKLFRNSYQVGKASHTWFRKHVVTSFDDHDLVRMGRSFKARFASDPEGKALELAVLAMNATTIGIPCIYYGSEQLFNGKFPTNVNLDPGNDHKADRYIRETMFGGGFGSFRSKDRHFFDESTDTYSQLARVLDLRRNDLALRRGRQYFRPISEDGANFWYPNRIGDGRMTSVVAWSRIMSSREVVCAFNTDLVATRTVWVTIDGGLHSAGDKFRCIYSIDQNQQGSETAVEARNGRAISIAVPAAGFVIMAP is encoded by the coding sequence ATGCTTTCCATCCGAGCCATCCCTTGGGCGAATCTCCTGAACCAGAACAACTTCCACCCCTCTCCCCACGACTGGTCCGACCAGGTCATCTACTTCCTCCTCATTGACAGGTTCTCCGACGGCAAGGAAGACGGATACAAAGACGCATCCGGACAGGTCGTCCAAGGCCAGACGCCCCTGTTCACTGCCGGCGACGCCAACAACGCAGTCGCGAACCCGGCCGACGTCGCAACATGGGAAACCGCCGGTACGCAGTGGCTCGGCGGAAACCTGAAAGGGATAGCGACTAAGATCGGCTACCTAAAACGACTGGGTGTGACCGCGCTGTGGATCAGCCCAGTGCTCCGGCAGCGGCAAGGTGTCGACGACTACCACGGTTACGGAACGCAGAACTTCCTCGAGGTCGATCCGCACTTCGGCACGGACAAGGACTTCAAGGACCTGGTGTCCGCCGCGCACGCGGAGGGGCTGTACGTCATCCTCGATGTGATCCTCAACCACACCGCCGACGTCTTCCAGTACGCCGCAGACGATCCGGAACCGGGATGGAACGGCAGCACGTTCCCCGTGGCCGGGTGGAGAGATTCGAACGGCAGCCCCACTCTTCCCTTCCCTTCCCCTGTTGATCCGAATAACCCCGCCAGCGCCGTCTGGCCAAGTGAACTCCAGGCCAACGGTGTCTTCACCTGCAAGGGAAAGATCATGAACTGGGACGCCAGGCCAGAGACGACAGAGGGTGACTTTGAAGGACTGAAGGACATCCAACAGGGAACCGGTCCTGTCGACGGCTACCAGCCCTCCCCCGCATTTCAAGTCCTCACCGAGGCATACCAGTACTGGATCGCCTACGCCGACGTAGACGGCTTCCGCGTCGATACCGTGAAGCACATGGATGCTGGGGCTACGCGATACTTCGCGTCCGCCGTTCATGAGTTCACACAGACCATCGGCAAGGAGTCCTTCTTCCTTGTCGGCGAGATCACCGGCCCCCGTGGAGAGGCCATTGCGACCCGTGACGAGACGGGACTCGACGCTGCCCTCGGCCTTGCCGATGTGCAGGGAAGAATGGTGGATGCAGTCAAGGGATGGGGAAACCCCGACGACTACTTCAAGCTTTTCCGCAACTCCTATCAGGTCGGCAAGGCATCACACACCTGGTTCCGCAAGCACGTCGTCACGTCCTTCGACGACCACGACCTGGTCCGCATGGGCCGGAGCTTCAAGGCCCGTTTCGCATCGGACCCGGAGGGCAAGGCGCTGGAGCTAGCCGTCCTGGCCATGAACGCAACAACGATTGGCATCCCCTGCATCTATTACGGAAGCGAACAGCTTTTCAACGGCAAGTTCCCGACTAACGTGAACCTGGATCCAGGCAACGACCACAAGGCAGACCGCTACATCCGCGAAACGATGTTCGGCGGCGGCTTCGGCTCGTTCCGCAGCAAGGACCGTCACTTCTTTGACGAGTCGACCGACACCTACAGTCAACTTGCCCGGGTTCTGGACCTTCGCCGGAACGACCTTGCGCTCCGGCGTGGCCGCCAGTACTTCAGGCCCATTTCAGAGGACGGTGCCAACTTCTGGTATCCGAACCGTATTGGCGATGGACGCATGACGTCCGTCGTGGCCTGGAGCCGCATCATGTCCAGCCGCGAGGTGGTGTGTGCCTTCAACACCGATCTTGTAGCGACGAGGACGGTATGGGTAACCATCGACGGCGGGCTGCATTCTGCCGGCGACAAGTTCCGGTGCATTTACTCGATCGACCAGAACCAGCAGGGCTCCGAGACAGCTGTCGAGGCTCGAAACGGCAGGGCCATCAGCATCGCCGTCCCGGCCGCCGGCTTCGTCATCATGGCCCCTTAG
- a CDS encoding prevent-host-death protein: MSTPTHGAVGGRVYGFTQARDSLKAILDFSERGGLSTIRRPDRATAAVVNGESLRRYLELTVAANVQVVNEDGAWAVFMPGQPIAAEATELGEALADFVDALRDYAEDWEDHLHAAPNHRENWAMVQLIDLSTDEQLTAWLTGSVA, from the coding sequence ATGAGCACTCCTACACATGGCGCGGTCGGTGGACGCGTCTATGGGTTTACCCAAGCACGGGATTCGTTGAAGGCGATCCTGGATTTCAGCGAGCGGGGAGGGCTGTCCACGATTCGGCGGCCAGACCGGGCCACGGCCGCGGTCGTTAATGGCGAGAGCCTGCGGAGATACCTGGAGCTGACGGTCGCCGCGAATGTTCAGGTCGTGAATGAGGACGGTGCCTGGGCCGTCTTTATGCCGGGGCAGCCTATTGCCGCCGAAGCCACGGAGTTGGGCGAGGCCTTGGCGGACTTTGTCGACGCTTTGCGGGATTACGCGGAGGATTGGGAGGACCATTTGCATGCGGCGCCCAACCACCGTGAGAACTGGGCGATGGTTCAGCTCATTGACCTGTCCACCGATGAGCAATTGACCGCCTGGCTCACCGGCTCGGTGGCATGA
- a CDS encoding helix-turn-helix domain-containing protein, whose translation MAKSMEELLAKRPVDRAAVNAHKKRMLDEVRAYRLRELREASELTQVELAGRLHVSQNRVSRIEHGDIDRAQVDTLRKYVEALGGRLRVEVELGDQRIQIA comes from the coding sequence GTGGCGAAGTCCATGGAAGAACTACTGGCTAAGCGTCCGGTTGACCGGGCAGCTGTGAATGCTCACAAGAAGCGCATGCTCGATGAGGTCCGGGCCTACCGGCTTCGGGAGCTCCGCGAGGCCTCTGAGCTGACGCAGGTCGAGCTGGCTGGGCGCCTGCATGTCAGCCAGAACCGGGTCTCCCGTATCGAGCACGGTGACATTGATCGTGCCCAGGTCGACACCTTGCGGAAATACGTCGAGGCGCTCGGCGGCCGGCTTCGTGTCGAGGTAGAGCTAGGCGACCAACGAATCCAGATCGCCTGA